The Natrinema caseinilyticum genomic sequence AAAGGACGATGTTGTTGAGCGAGATCGGGATCCCGAGCGCGATGGCCAACTGCGCGACGATGAATCCGGGAACGAGGGCGGCGATCGACCGACGGACACCGAGTTGCGCGTACTCGCGCGAGGTCGCCTGCAACAGCCGCGGTGCGCCCATCCAGGCACCGGCGAGAATTCCGGCGGCACCGATCGCGAGCAGTGCTATTCCCGGCAGCCCGAGCTCCACGCGGAAGAGGTTCTCGAGGGGGCCCGTCGCGAGCCCGACCTGCGAGCCGCCCGACGAGAAGGCGACGATACCGCCGAGGACGAGCAGGAACACGCGGATCCCGTCCTCGGCGGAGACGAGGACGCGCCGGCGTATCCAGTAGAACCAGAGGGCGCTGGCGCCAATCGTCGCGAGAACCGTTCCGAGGTCGGCCCCCGCGAAGAGCGTCGGGCCGCCGCCGAGCTGGCGTCCGACGAACCCCGCGAGGCTCCCCTGCTCGGCCGTCGGATCCGGGATCACGCCGAGCCGAACGTTTGCGACGATCGCGCCGACGATCCCGGCGAGGAGCGGTATCGCGATCGGCTCGGGGATGTCGTCGCGTCGCAGCGCGACCGCCGTCACGTAGGCCAGCCCGCCGGACATGATCGGAACGAGCAGCCAGAAGGTGCCGAGCTGTCGGTAGGTGGCCATCGCCGGATCGCCGCCGAGGGACAGCCCGACGCCGACCATGGCGCCCGTCGTCGCGAAGGCTGCAGGGATCGGATACCGCGTGTAAATGCCGACCGCCATGAACGTCGCCGCCGTCAGCAGGCCCGCGGTCGCCGCCAGTGGTGTGATCGCGACGCCGTCGATGAGCGCCGCGCCGACCGTTTCGGAGATGCTGCCACCTTGCATGATCGCACCGGCGGCCGCGAGCAGGCCGATGACGAACGCCGCGCGCATCGTCGATATCGCGTTCGCGCCGATAGCGGGCGCGAACGGCGGCGAATTGCTGTTCGCGCCGAGCACCCACGCCATGAACAGACACGTGAGGATAGCGGTTCCGACGAGGACGGCGAACGACGGTGCGACCATTCCGTGAGACGTCGTTCGACGACCCCACGTAAAAAGGACGCCGTCGGTTTTTGCACTCGACATCCGCCTTCTCAGCGCCATCCCTCGCCCGGAATCACGGCTCGTGCGGCGTCGAATTGCGCCGAAAGGCGCCATCGAAGCGCCTGGGACCGTTTCCGAACGATCGGCCGTGGCCCCCGATCGCTAACGATTTACCGCAAACTGCCGAATGATCGCCTATGAGAGTCGAATACGACGAGGATACCTGTATTGGGATGTTTCAGTGCGTCGCCGAGTGGGAGGCCTTCGAGAAGGATAAATCGAAAGGGAAGGCGGTTCTCGAGGGCGGCGAGGAGGTCGAGGACGGCGTCTTCGTTCGTGAGGTGCCCGCGGACGCGGAACTCGATGCGAAATTCGCCGCCCGGT encodes the following:
- a CDS encoding inorganic phosphate transporter, with the protein product MVAPSFAVLVGTAILTCLFMAWVLGANSNSPPFAPAIGANAISTMRAAFVIGLLAAAGAIMQGGSISETVGAALIDGVAITPLAATAGLLTAATFMAVGIYTRYPIPAAFATTGAMVGVGLSLGGDPAMATYRQLGTFWLLVPIMSGGLAYVTAVALRRDDIPEPIAIPLLAGIVGAIVANVRLGVIPDPTAEQGSLAGFVGRQLGGGPTLFAGADLGTVLATIGASALWFYWIRRRVLVSAEDGIRVFLLVLGGIVAFSSGGSQVGLATGPLENLFRVELGLPGIALLAIGAAGILAGAWMGAPRLLQATSREYAQLGVRRSIAALVPGFIVAQLAIALGIPISLNNIVLSGVIGGGLAGGSAGVSRRKIGVTIGFWLLTLVSSVVVGYGLYQLFATVIG
- a CDS encoding ferredoxin, which produces MRVEYDEDTCIGMFQCVAEWEAFEKDKSKGKAVLEGGEEVEDGVFVREVPADAELDAKFAARSCPVDAITIYDDDGEQLIP